One Sebastes umbrosus isolate fSebUmb1 chromosome 6, fSebUmb1.pri, whole genome shotgun sequence DNA window includes the following coding sequences:
- the rcc2 gene encoding protein RCC2 homolog translates to MPRKKVTDVSGNGGMKKKRASGKRKERDFSSDDEFDYEQENNKKPGKPAAKSGLQPVTVADDVKEKIKLECSKVKGQLLIFGATNWDLIGRKEVPKQQAAFRNLGQNLWGPHRYGCLNDVQVSCVVSGPCAAHSLLMTAEGKLWSWGRNDKGQLGHGDTKRLEAPKIIEALADQVIVAAACGRNHTLALTEDGTAYSFGENKLGQLGQGNQTDAVLSPAPISYNGQPLVKVACGAEFSMVVDCKGNLYSFGCPEYGQLGHNSDGKFIARAQRIEFDCELIARRVAIFIEKSKDGQIMPVPNVVVRDVACGSNHTLVLDSQKRVFSWGFGGYGRLGHTEQKDEMVPRLVKLFDFPGRGAAQISTGYQCSFAISEMGGLFFWGVTNTSRESTMYPKAVQDLCGWKIRSVSCGKSSIIIAADESTISWGPSPTFGELGYGDNKPKSSTTAQEVKTLDGVYVEQVVMGYCHSLVIARQESEQEQEKLKKLPEYNPRTI, encoded by the exons ATGCCACGCAAGAAGGTGACAGATGTCTCAGGGAATGGTGGGATGAAAAAGAAGAGGGCCAGCGgcaaaaggaaagagagagacttCAGTAGTGACGATGAGTTTGACTATGAACAGGAGAACAACAAGAAACCTGGCAAGCCTGCTGCCAAGTCTGGTCTCCAGCCTGTCACTGTGGCAGACGACGTCAAAGAGAAAATT AAACTTGAGTGCtcaaaggttaaaggtcaactGCTCATCTTTGGCGCAACCAACTGGGATTTGATTGGAAGAAAGGAGGTGCCCAAACAACAAG CTGCTTTCCGCAACCTGGGCCAGAATCTGTGGGGTCCTCACCGCTACGGCTGTCTGAATGATGTTCAGGTTAGCTGTGTGGTGTCTGGTCCCTGTGCTGCACACAGTCTCCTCATGACCGCTGAGGGCAAGCTGTGGAGCTGGG GTCGTAATGACAAAGGTCAGCTGGGTCACGGAGACACCAAGCGTCTGGAGGCTCCCAAGATAATCGAGGCCCTGGCGGATCAAGTGATTGTTGCTGCAGCCTGTGGACGCAATCACACTCTGGCCCTCACAG AGGATGGGACTGCATACTCTTTTGGTGAGAACAAGCTGGGCCAGCTTGGCCAAGGCAACCAGACCGATGCAGTTCTCAGCCCAGCACCG ATTTCCTACAATGGCCAGCCCCTGGTGAAGGTGGCTTGCGGTGCTGAATTCAGCATGGTTGTGGACTGCAAAGGAAACCTGTACTCCTTCGGCTGCCCGGAGTATGGACAACTGG GTCACAACAGTGATGGGAAGTTCATAGCTCGTGCCCAGCGCATCGAGTTTGATTGTGAGCTCATCGCTCGCCGCGTCGCCATCTTCATCGAGAAGTCCAAGGACGGCCAGATCATGCCCGTGCCCAACGTGGTGGTCCGAGATGTGGCCTGCGGGTCTAACCACACG CTGGTGCTGGACTCTCAGAAGCGAGTGTTCAGCTGGGGTTTTGGCGGTTACGGGCGTCTGGGTCACACGGAGCAGAAGGACGAGATGGTTCCCCGACTTGTCAAACTGTTTGACTTTCCTGGACGGGGTGCCGCTCAGATCTCTACAGGCTACCAGTGTTCCTTCGCCATCAGTGAGATGG GTGGGCTGTTTTTCTGGGGGGTGACAAACACTTCTAGAGAGTCAACCATGTACCCCAAAGCTGTGCAGGATCTGTGTGGCTGGAAGATCCGCAGTGTGTCCTGTGG GAAGAGCAGCATCATTATTGCTGCAGATGAGAGTACGATCAGCTGGGGCCCCTCGCCCACATTTGGAGAGCTG GGATATGGAGACAACAAACCGAAATCCTCCACCACCGCCCAGGAGGTCAAGACCTTGGATGGCGTCTACGTTGAGCAG GTGGTGATGGGCTACTGTCACTCTCTGGTGATCGCCAGACAGGAATCTGAGCAGGAACAGGAGAAACTGAAAAAGCTCCCCGAGTACAACCCCCGAACAATCTGA
- the LOC119489895 gene encoding uncharacterized protein LOC119489895 isoform X1 — protein sequence MSSLDLMTKECFTSGTLSSASLKTRFIKKRRVAPRAQQDADSDCQLCRCSIFSLSGSSRTVRRILTACVLSFLALVGSVSIDLSSNFDLLHTTEAAYDELTSCRTIAILQLVSKLQRMRRLFTKDMGNETLEASFSDVVFPVFGHLCDEMAGHSNGHGLPCSVELAGFCQEMRWSLQGFLNASLDTNGTSENGTSAYSLAIGRLLDIWGTVEDTLVKVKQNSNWRDVLSARLLIKFIELNHQLMDFPRMAIHPDFQYKWTYVLSYLGFARVMTERLNDCWLENIDLKLNSSQHVKHSYIFGTSLWQISGAGTELLSGSHAGIHSLTNTQQCLFDRAVPALRLASRSVSSGLSMRVCLLAIACLIYPVVMFSFKQMTEWIQNYAKSLKEKTEDLKRQRQLAEDLLHQMLPKSVAKQLRQHKHVEAESYEKVTIFFSDIVGFTSISASCAPLQVVEMLNNLYMCFDTRIDSYNVYKVETIGDAYMVVSGLPERNGDRHADEIAKMALDLVAAVRQVSIPHMPNQRLQLRAGIHTGPCVAGIVGYKMPRYCLFGDTVNTASRMESTSLPQKIHASSETYLALIKDNAYELQLRGEIEVKGKGKMNTYWLVGHKNYSVQNDSLVCHWNPNRKKKTVAGSDVSVGNSSVTVQSLSENATTPVSLPSSVLNRTPTQPRTDKPGLSVAAQVETYGGSYGTLGSMIGGLQGGDESPLPSQRRSSRGRKPDLLPDLQLPHVISSGLQLPLEHQSTKGNDRD from the exons ATGTCATCGCTGGACTTGATGACAAAAGAGTGTTTCACATCTGGGACCCTGTCCTCGGCTTCACTCAAAACAAGGTTCATAAAGAAGAGGAGGGTCGCTCCGAGGGCGCAGCAGGATGCGGACAGCGACTGTCAGCTGTgcag GTGTTCCATATTTTCCCTGTCTGGCAGTAGTCGCACTGTTCGTCGGATTTTGACAGCCTGCGTCCTCTCTTTCCTGGCCCTCGTGGGCTCCGTATCCATCGACCTCAGCTCcaactttgacctgctgcaCACTACAGAGGCCGCTTACGACGAGCTTACTTCATGCAGGACGATAGCCATCCTGCAACTCGTCAGTAAGCTTCAAAGGATGAGACGTTTATTTACCAAAGACATGGGCAATGAGACATTGGAGGCAAGTTTTTCAGACgttgtgtttcctgtgtttggTCATCTCTGTGATGAAATGGCAGGTCACAGCAACGGCCATGGGCTCCCTTGTAGTGTTGAGTTGGCTGGATTTTGCCAGGAGATGAGGTGGAGCCTTCAAGGATTTCTAAATGCTTCATTGGATACAAATGGCACAAGTGAGAACGGTACTTCTGCTTACTCCCTGGCCATCGGAAGACTTCTTGACATCTGGGGTACAGTAGAAGATACTTTAGTCAAAGTCAAACAGAATTCTAACTGGAGAGATGTACTGTCTGCAAGACTTCTGATCAAATTCATAGAGCTCAACCACCAGTTGATGGACTTCCCCCGCATGGCAATTCACCCTGACTTCCAGTACAAGTGGACTTATGTACTAAGCTACCTCGGCTTTGCCAGGGTTATGACAGAACGACTGAATGACTGCTGGTTAGAGAACATAGACCTCAAGTTAAACTCAAGTCAGCATGTAAAACATTCTTATATTTTTGGCACAAGTCTGTGGCAGATCTCTGGAGCAGGGACAGAGCTTCTGTCTGGGTCTCACGCTGGAATTCATTCTCTGACAAACACTCAGCAGTGCTTGTTTGATCGTGCGGTGCCGGCTCTTAGGTTGGCGTCTCGATCCGTGTCTTCGGGCCTCAGCATGAGGGTCTGCCTGCTGGCCATAGCCTGCCTTATCTACCCGGTGGTGATGTTCTCATTCAAGCAGATGACTGAGTGGATACAGAACTACGCCAAGAGCTTGAAGGAAAAGACAGAGGACCTGAAGCGCCAGAGGCAATTGGCTGAGGATCTGCTGCACCAAATGCTGCCCAAGTCAGTCGCCAAGCAGCTCCGCCAGCATAAACATGTCGAGGCAGAGAGCTATGAAAAG GTGaccatttttttctcagacatcGTGGGCTTCACCTCTATCTCTGCGTCCTGTGCTCCTCTTCAAGTGGTGGAGATGCTCAACAACCTCTACATGTGCTTTGACACACGCATTGACTCCTACAACGTCTACAAG GTGGAGACGATAGGGGATGCATACATGGTGGTGAGCGGTCTGCCTGAGAGGAACGGAGATAGACATGCTGATGAGATCGCCAAGATGGCGCTGGATCTGGTAGCAGCCGTCAGACAGGTCTCCATCCCTCACATGCCCAACCAGAGGCTGCAGCTCCGAGCCGGTATCCATACAG GTCCATGTGTGGCAGGGATAGTGGGCTACAAGATGCCAAGATACTGTCTGTTTGGAGATACTGTCAACACAGCCTCTAGAATGGAGTCAACCAGCCTGC CTCAGAAAATCCACGCCAGTTCAGAAACCTACTTGGCTCTGATCAAAGACAACGCCTACGAGCTGCAGCTTCGTGGAGAGATTGAGGTTAAG GGTAAAGGCAAAATGAACACATACTGGTTGGTTGGCCACAAGAACTACAGTGTGCAGAATGACAGTCTGGTTTGCCACTGGAATCccaacaggaagaagaagacggTGGCCGGCAGTGACGTGTCTGTGGGCAAT TCATCAGTGACAGTGCAGAGCCTCAGTGAGAACGCCACCACCCCAGTCTCCCTTCCCTCCTCAGTGTTGAACCGAACCCCTACACAGCCTCGGACAGACAAGCCTGGCCTGAGCGTGGCAGCTCAGGTGGAGACTTATGGCGGCAGCTACGGTACCCTGGGCTCCATGATTGGGGGGCTGCAGGGAGGAGATGAGAGCCCTCTACCCAGCCAGCGTAGGAGCAGCAGGGGGCGCAAACCTGACCTGCTGCCTGACCTCCAACTACCACATGTAATCAGCTCAGGACTTCAGTTACCATTGGAACATCAATCAACCAAGGGGAATGACAGAGATTAG
- the LOC119489895 gene encoding uncharacterized protein LOC119489895 isoform X2: protein MSSLDLMTKECFTSGTLSSASLKTRFIKKRRVAPRAQQDADSDCQLCRCSIFSLSGSSRTVRRILTACVLSFLALVGSVSIDLSSNFDLLHTTEAAYDELTSCRTIAILQLVSKLQRMRRLFTKDMGNETLEASFSDVVFPVFGHLCDEMAGHSNGHGLPCSVELAGFCQEMRWSLQGFLNASLDTNGTSENGTSAYSLAIGRLLDIWGTVEDTLVKVKQNSNWRDVLSARLLIKFIELNHQLMDFPRMAIHPDFQYKWTYVLSYLGFARVMTERLNDCWLENIDLKLNSSQHVKHSYIFGTSLWQISGAGTELLSGSHAGIHSLTNTQQCLFDRAVPALRLASRSVSSGLSMRVCLLAIACLIYPVVMFSFKQMTEWIQNYAKSLKEKTEDLKRQRQLAEDLLHQMLPKSVAKQLRQHKHVEAESYEKVTIFFSDIVGFTSISASCAPLQVVEMLNNLYMCFDTRIDSYNVYKVETIGDAYMVVSGLPERNGDRHADEIAKMALDLVAAVRQVSIPHMPNQRLQLRAGIHTGPCVAGIVGYKMPRYCLFGDTVNTASRMESTSLPQKIHASSETYLALIKDNAYELQLRGEIEVKGKGKMNTYWLVGHKNYSVQNDSLVCHWNPNRKKKTVAGSDVSVGNC from the exons ATGTCATCGCTGGACTTGATGACAAAAGAGTGTTTCACATCTGGGACCCTGTCCTCGGCTTCACTCAAAACAAGGTTCATAAAGAAGAGGAGGGTCGCTCCGAGGGCGCAGCAGGATGCGGACAGCGACTGTCAGCTGTgcag GTGTTCCATATTTTCCCTGTCTGGCAGTAGTCGCACTGTTCGTCGGATTTTGACAGCCTGCGTCCTCTCTTTCCTGGCCCTCGTGGGCTCCGTATCCATCGACCTCAGCTCcaactttgacctgctgcaCACTACAGAGGCCGCTTACGACGAGCTTACTTCATGCAGGACGATAGCCATCCTGCAACTCGTCAGTAAGCTTCAAAGGATGAGACGTTTATTTACCAAAGACATGGGCAATGAGACATTGGAGGCAAGTTTTTCAGACgttgtgtttcctgtgtttggTCATCTCTGTGATGAAATGGCAGGTCACAGCAACGGCCATGGGCTCCCTTGTAGTGTTGAGTTGGCTGGATTTTGCCAGGAGATGAGGTGGAGCCTTCAAGGATTTCTAAATGCTTCATTGGATACAAATGGCACAAGTGAGAACGGTACTTCTGCTTACTCCCTGGCCATCGGAAGACTTCTTGACATCTGGGGTACAGTAGAAGATACTTTAGTCAAAGTCAAACAGAATTCTAACTGGAGAGATGTACTGTCTGCAAGACTTCTGATCAAATTCATAGAGCTCAACCACCAGTTGATGGACTTCCCCCGCATGGCAATTCACCCTGACTTCCAGTACAAGTGGACTTATGTACTAAGCTACCTCGGCTTTGCCAGGGTTATGACAGAACGACTGAATGACTGCTGGTTAGAGAACATAGACCTCAAGTTAAACTCAAGTCAGCATGTAAAACATTCTTATATTTTTGGCACAAGTCTGTGGCAGATCTCTGGAGCAGGGACAGAGCTTCTGTCTGGGTCTCACGCTGGAATTCATTCTCTGACAAACACTCAGCAGTGCTTGTTTGATCGTGCGGTGCCGGCTCTTAGGTTGGCGTCTCGATCCGTGTCTTCGGGCCTCAGCATGAGGGTCTGCCTGCTGGCCATAGCCTGCCTTATCTACCCGGTGGTGATGTTCTCATTCAAGCAGATGACTGAGTGGATACAGAACTACGCCAAGAGCTTGAAGGAAAAGACAGAGGACCTGAAGCGCCAGAGGCAATTGGCTGAGGATCTGCTGCACCAAATGCTGCCCAAGTCAGTCGCCAAGCAGCTCCGCCAGCATAAACATGTCGAGGCAGAGAGCTATGAAAAG GTGaccatttttttctcagacatcGTGGGCTTCACCTCTATCTCTGCGTCCTGTGCTCCTCTTCAAGTGGTGGAGATGCTCAACAACCTCTACATGTGCTTTGACACACGCATTGACTCCTACAACGTCTACAAG GTGGAGACGATAGGGGATGCATACATGGTGGTGAGCGGTCTGCCTGAGAGGAACGGAGATAGACATGCTGATGAGATCGCCAAGATGGCGCTGGATCTGGTAGCAGCCGTCAGACAGGTCTCCATCCCTCACATGCCCAACCAGAGGCTGCAGCTCCGAGCCGGTATCCATACAG GTCCATGTGTGGCAGGGATAGTGGGCTACAAGATGCCAAGATACTGTCTGTTTGGAGATACTGTCAACACAGCCTCTAGAATGGAGTCAACCAGCCTGC CTCAGAAAATCCACGCCAGTTCAGAAACCTACTTGGCTCTGATCAAAGACAACGCCTACGAGCTGCAGCTTCGTGGAGAGATTGAGGTTAAG GGTAAAGGCAAAATGAACACATACTGGTTGGTTGGCCACAAGAACTACAGTGTGCAGAATGACAGTCTGGTTTGCCACTGGAATCccaacaggaagaagaagacggTGGCCGGCAGTGACGTGTCTGTGGGCAAT TGTTGA